In Saccharomyces eubayanus strain FM1318 chromosome XIII, whole genome shotgun sequence, one DNA window encodes the following:
- the SNO2 gene encoding putative pyridoxal 5'-phosphate synthase codes for VAAKQNDNILVTSFHPELAETDIRFHDWFIKEFVLKNFNRYK; via the coding sequence GTCGCTGCAAAGCAAAATGACAACATCCTTGTCACATCATTTCACCCAGAATTAGCAGAAACCGATATACGTTTTCACGATTGGTTTATAAAGGAATTtgttttaaagaatttcaacAGATACAAGTGA